A region from the Riemerella anatipestifer genome encodes:
- a CDS encoding RNA polymerase sigma factor: MISKETFDLLKQNNRLVQKQVYDAFSGKMLAIAKSYTNNLSDAEDALLKAFYTVFTKIDTCKGAEFFPFWLRRIVINEAISIVRKQKHILYIEKDINDDLQDELEDTETQNHLLDIPIEELLSEMPLGYKLVFNLYVFEEKKHSEIAEILNIKEGTSKSQFNKAKKWLKEFITQKQSYGK, translated from the coding sequence GTGATTTCAAAAGAGACTTTTGACTTATTAAAACAAAATAACCGACTGGTACAAAAGCAAGTTTATGATGCTTTTTCGGGTAAAATGTTAGCTATAGCGAAATCTTACACTAACAATTTGTCCGATGCAGAAGATGCTTTATTAAAGGCTTTTTATACTGTTTTTACAAAAATAGACACTTGTAAAGGGGCAGAGTTTTTTCCTTTTTGGTTAAGAAGAATAGTTATAAATGAAGCCATTAGTATCGTACGAAAACAGAAACACATTTTATATATAGAAAAAGACATAAATGATGACCTGCAAGACGAACTAGAAGATACAGAAACACAAAATCATTTATTGGATATTCCGATAGAAGAGTTGTTATCAGAAATGCCATTGGGCTACAAACTTGTGTTTAACCTGTATGTATTTGAAGAAAAAAAACACTCCGAGATTGCAGAAATCCTCAATATAAAAGAAGGAACTAGCAAAAGTCAATTTAATAAAGCTAAAAAGTGGCTCAAAGAATTTATCACCCAAAAACAATCTTATGGAAAATAA